The genomic segment ACAGCTCGGAAGGCACCTGCCATGAAACGTTCCCGGCACGTCCTCGCCGGTTCCCTGGGCCTGCTCGTCGCGGCCGGCGCGGTGAGCGTCGCCTCCACCGCGAACGCGGCCACCACGCTCGGCGCGTCCGCGGCCGCCTCGGGCCGCTATTTCGGCACGGCCGTCGCGGCGTACAAGCTCAGCGACTCCACGTACTCGGGCATCCTGAACCGGGAGTTCAACTCGGTCACGCCCGAGAACGAGATGAAGTGGGACGCCACCGAGCCGACGCAAGGCCAGTTCAGCTACGGCTCGGCCGACCAGATCGTGGCCCGGGCCAAGAGCATCGGGGCCAAGGTGCGCGGGCACGCCCTGGCCTGGCATTCGCAGCAGCCCGGCTGGGCCCAGAATCTGAGCGGCACCGCGCTGCGCAACGCCATGCTCAACCACGTCACCCAGGTCGCGACCCACTACAAGGGCCAGATCGACTCGTGGGACGTGGTCAACGAAGCGTTCGCCGACGGTGGCTCGGGCGCCCGCCGCGACTCCAACCTGCAGCGCACCGGCAACGACTGGATCGAGGCCGCGTTCCGGGCCGCGCGGGCCGCCGACCCGGCCGCCAAGCTCTGCTACAACGACTACAACACCGACGGGCAGAACGCGAAGAGCAACGCGGTCTACGCGATGGTGCAGGACTTCAAGGCGCGCGGCGTCCCGATCGACTGCGTCGGCTTCCAGTCCCACTTCAACGCGCAGTCCCCGCTGCCCTCGGACTATCAGGCCAACCTGCAGCGGTTCGCCAACCTCGGCGTCGACGTGCAGATCACCGAGCTCGACATCGAGGGTTCCGGCACCGCGCAGGCCAATTCGTTCGCCGCCGCGACCCGTGCCTGCCTGGCGGTGACGCGCTGCAACGGCATCACCGTGTGGGGCATCCGTGACTCGGACTCGTGGCGGGCCAGCGGCACCCCGCTGCTCTTCGACGGCTCGGGCAACAAGAAAGCGGCGTACACGGCCGTTCTCGACGCCCTGAACAGCGGGACCACCACGCCGCCGCCGACCACGCCGCCCACCACCACCCCGCCGACGACCCCGCCGACGACGCCACCCACCACGCCGCCGACCGGTTCGGGCTGCACCTCGACGATCTCGTTGAACCAGTGGAACGGCGGTTTCGTGGCCACGGTCAGGGTCACCGCGGGCGCGTCGAGCCTCAGCGGCTGGACCGTCAACGTCACCCTGCCCGCCGGCGCGGCCGTCACCAACAGCTGGAACGCGCAGGCCAGCGGCACCAGTTTCAGCAACGTGGCGTACAACGGCTCGGTCAACGCCGGCGCCAGCACCGAGTTCGGCTTCCAGGGCACGGGCACCGGCCCCTCGTCGGCCATCTGCACGGCCCGCTGATCGGCCCGGCCGCGGGCGCTTTCCACCGGGCGCCCGCGGCCTTCCCAAGGAGATCGCCATGAGGATTCTCTGGCGGGCCGTGGTCGCCGTGCTGGCGGCCGCCGGTCTCGCGCTGTCCGTTCCCGCCCTGCCCGCCCAGGCCGCGTCGCTGCAAGAGGTGACGGGCTTCGGCACCAACCCGACCAACCTCCGGATGCACCTGTACGTCCCGGACCGGCTCGCCGCGAACCCGGGGCTGCTGGTCGCCGTGCACTACTGCACGGGCACCGGTCCGGCCTTCTATTCCGGTACGGAGTTCGCGTCGCTCGCCGACCAGTACGGCTTCATCGTCGTCTACCCGTCGGCCACCCGCTCCGGCCAGTGCTTCGACGTGTCCACGCCGGGCGCGCTGACCCACAACAGCACCAGCGACCCGGCCGGCATCGTGTCGATGGTCCGCTACGTGCAGCAGCGGTACGGCACCGACGTGAACCGCACGTTCGTCACCGGGGCGTCCTCGGGCGCGATGATGACCAACGTCCTGCTCGGCGACTACCCGGACGTGTTCGCGGCCGGGTCGGCGTTCTCGGGTGTGCCGTTCGGCTGCTTCGCCACCACCGACGGCTCGCTGTGGAACAGTGCCTGCGCCAACGGCCAGGTGACGAGGACGCCGCAGGCCTGGGGTGATCTGGTCCGGACGGCCTACCCCGGCTACACCGGCCGGCGGCCGCGTATGCAGGTCATGCACGGGGTCAACGACACCACGCTGCGGTATCCGAACTTCGGTGAGGAGATCAAGCAGTGGACGAACGTGCTCGGTGTCTCGCAGACCCCGTCGTTCACCGACACACCGCAGAGCGGCTGGACCCGTACCCGCTACGGCAGTTCCGCCGTGCAGGCGCCGGTCGAGGGCATCAGCGTGGCCGGGGCCGGACACAACCTGCCGCTCGCGGGCATGGCCCGGCTGGCCATCGCGTTCTTCGGCCTCGACGGCTCGACCACCCCGCCGCCCACCACACCTCCGCCCACCACGCCGCCCCCGACCACACCTCCGCC from the Paractinoplanes abujensis genome contains:
- a CDS encoding extracellular catalytic domain type 1 short-chain-length polyhydroxyalkanoate depolymerase: MRILWRAVVAVLAAAGLALSVPALPAQAASLQEVTGFGTNPTNLRMHLYVPDRLAANPGLLVAVHYCTGTGPAFYSGTEFASLADQYGFIVVYPSATRSGQCFDVSTPGALTHNSTSDPAGIVSMVRYVQQRYGTDVNRTFVTGASSGAMMTNVLLGDYPDVFAAGSAFSGVPFGCFATTDGSLWNSACANGQVTRTPQAWGDLVRTAYPGYTGRRPRMQVMHGVNDTTLRYPNFGEEIKQWTNVLGVSQTPSFTDTPQSGWTRTRYGSSAVQAPVEGISVAGAGHNLPLAGMARLAIAFFGLDGSTTPPPTTPPPTTPPPTTPPPTTPPPTTPPPAGGACRVTTTVNAWNSGLTAQLTVVNTGSTAINGWSLGFTLAAGQTITSGWNATYAPTSGAVTARNASYNGTIAAGSSVSIGFQANHTGNNAAPTGFTLNGATCSTT
- a CDS encoding endo-1,4-beta-xylanase; this translates as MKRSRHVLAGSLGLLVAAGAVSVASTANAATTLGASAAASGRYFGTAVAAYKLSDSTYSGILNREFNSVTPENEMKWDATEPTQGQFSYGSADQIVARAKSIGAKVRGHALAWHSQQPGWAQNLSGTALRNAMLNHVTQVATHYKGQIDSWDVVNEAFADGGSGARRDSNLQRTGNDWIEAAFRAARAADPAAKLCYNDYNTDGQNAKSNAVYAMVQDFKARGVPIDCVGFQSHFNAQSPLPSDYQANLQRFANLGVDVQITELDIEGSGTAQANSFAAATRACLAVTRCNGITVWGIRDSDSWRASGTPLLFDGSGNKKAAYTAVLDALNSGTTTPPPTTPPTTTPPTTPPTTPPTTPPTGSGCTSTISLNQWNGGFVATVRVTAGASSLSGWTVNVTLPAGAAVTNSWNAQASGTSFSNVAYNGSVNAGASTEFGFQGTGTGPSSAICTAR